From a region of the Chitinivibrionales bacterium genome:
- a CDS encoding DUF1295 domain-containing protein translates to MLNALLAIEFASAAGVIILLFFINAPYGRFVRKGWGPTVSARYGWMLMEFPAFLMIAWIVLANLDKAGAFGAFFLIIWEAHYFYRVFVYPFIMTSPKKPFPALLVFFAVCFNSVNGAANGLSLVGMGGFYSANGWSMDARLWIGLTLFIAGFGVHAHSDKVLRILRRQGKGEYLIPKQGMFRLVSNANYLGEMVEWTGFAIATWSLAGLAFASFTIANLLPRAYSNHQWYKKTFADYPVNRKVLVPFLW, encoded by the coding sequence TTGCTGAACGCCCTGCTTGCCATCGAATTCGCCTCTGCAGCAGGCGTCATTATCCTGCTTTTTTTCATCAACGCGCCGTATGGACGGTTTGTCCGCAAAGGATGGGGACCGACAGTTTCCGCACGCTACGGCTGGATGCTCATGGAATTTCCCGCGTTTTTGATGATAGCCTGGATAGTACTCGCAAACCTTGATAAAGCAGGCGCTTTCGGCGCGTTTTTCCTGATCATCTGGGAGGCGCATTACTTTTACCGCGTATTTGTCTATCCGTTCATCATGACGTCGCCTAAAAAGCCGTTTCCGGCGCTGCTCGTATTTTTTGCCGTATGTTTTAATTCTGTCAACGGCGCGGCGAACGGCCTCAGCCTGGTTGGCATGGGAGGATTTTATTCGGCCAACGGCTGGAGCATGGATGCGCGGCTCTGGATCGGACTCACGCTGTTTATCGCGGGATTCGGCGTCCACGCGCACTCGGACAAGGTCCTGCGCATTCTCCGGCGTCAAGGGAAGGGAGAATATCTTATTCCAAAGCAGGGAATGTTCCGTTTGGTATCGAACGCCAATTATCTCGGCGAAATGGTGGAATGGACGGGCTTCGCCATCGCCACGTGGTCGCTTGCGGGGCTGGCGTTCGCCTCGTTTACGATTGCGAACCTGCTGCCGCGCGCCTACAGCAATCATCAGTGGTACAAGAAGACGTTTGCGGACTATCCAGTGAACCGAAAGGTTCTGGTGCCGTTCCTATGGTGA
- the hrpB gene encoding ATP-dependent helicase HrpB, with protein MVNGPPTSMTPLPIIELNDKILSAVQNGNRLIIRAPTGSGKSTQVPQMLLDSGICSGQILVLQPRRLAARMLAARVAEERGTALGNEIGFQTRFESAVSKDTRVRFITEGILPRMFLSDRNLSEVSAVIFDEFHERSLTTDVGLGLVADLQKKTRSDLRIIVMSATLDSAPLKDYLQGSAVIESAGRTFPIALRYASSHASQKPPVWKIAAAATANLVIKEKGDILIFMPGAYEIRRTVEAVSQTVRSESVTVLPLYGDLPANRQHQVMENAGRRKIIVATNIAETSLTIPGVRHVIDSGLARVNRYDSGRGFNTLFTEPISMDSADQRAGRAGREDAGVCVRLWSETEHAGRGRRTTPEVLRVDLAETVLHLRMMGYPSPDEFPWFEKPPVLAIAAANELLALLGALDASGKITDTGKEMSEFPMHPRLARLLIEAGKRGAARLASFGAALLSERSALAGKPEYPEETHRHELASDFYGQYCLLEKISKSGFDPAMCARNAVNAGAARNILRTQALFLQLCRQKGLHTRDSQDAPIALAQSLLLAYPDHLAVRKDKGTLNCRLRNNRHGELERNSLARSAEILIAAEIREIKDPKQKLRTMLSLATEIKKEWLREYFVDDWRSESGVEWNTIEQAVESRGSTWCLGVLIEEKKYINVDLEKASSLLADIIIEKNMPLKGWDQAASDFINRVRWASEQFPDEKLPSFTEDDRRLVVHAMCEGERRYAIVRDKPALPFLHESLNCRQHRFLDSAAPPYVELPNGRRMRIQYEPGKQPRGRTRIQDLYGMRSTPRVGNNRVPLLIEILAPNNRPVQITEDLESFWKIHYPELKKTLSRRYPKHEWR; from the coding sequence ATGGTGAACGGACCGCCCACCTCCATGACGCCGCTCCCCATCATTGAGTTGAACGACAAAATCCTCTCCGCTGTTCAAAACGGAAACCGGCTCATAATCCGAGCCCCCACGGGCTCCGGCAAGTCAACCCAAGTTCCTCAAATGCTGCTCGATTCAGGAATTTGCTCCGGGCAAATTCTCGTACTGCAGCCGCGGCGGCTCGCCGCGCGCATGCTTGCGGCTCGCGTGGCCGAAGAACGGGGAACTGCACTGGGTAATGAGATTGGGTTCCAGACGCGTTTCGAGTCTGCCGTTTCAAAGGACACGCGCGTCCGGTTCATAACCGAGGGCATCCTGCCGCGAATGTTCTTGTCGGATAGGAATTTATCTGAGGTATCCGCAGTGATATTTGACGAATTCCACGAGCGCAGCCTCACCACCGATGTGGGGCTTGGCCTTGTCGCGGATTTACAGAAGAAAACAAGATCGGATTTACGGATCATCGTCATGTCAGCCACTTTGGATAGTGCTCCGTTAAAGGATTATCTGCAAGGATCCGCGGTTATCGAATCTGCGGGAAGGACGTTTCCCATCGCCCTGCGTTATGCGAGCAGTCATGCATCACAAAAACCTCCGGTATGGAAAATTGCCGCTGCTGCAACGGCAAATCTTGTCATAAAAGAAAAAGGCGACATCCTCATATTCATGCCGGGAGCTTATGAAATCAGGAGAACCGTTGAAGCGGTTTCACAGACGGTGCGCTCTGAAAGCGTAACGGTGCTGCCGCTGTATGGCGATCTGCCTGCGAACCGGCAGCACCAGGTCATGGAAAACGCCGGACGCAGAAAAATCATCGTGGCCACGAACATCGCGGAAACATCGCTCACCATCCCCGGCGTACGGCATGTGATCGATTCCGGTCTCGCGCGCGTCAACCGGTATGATTCGGGACGCGGGTTCAACACCCTGTTCACGGAACCAATAAGCATGGATTCGGCCGACCAGCGCGCGGGCCGCGCGGGACGTGAAGACGCCGGCGTGTGCGTGAGGCTGTGGAGCGAGACCGAGCATGCGGGGAGAGGCAGACGAACCACACCCGAGGTGCTCAGGGTCGATCTCGCTGAAACGGTTTTGCATTTGCGGATGATGGGGTATCCGTCACCCGATGAATTTCCATGGTTTGAAAAACCGCCGGTTCTGGCAATAGCCGCCGCAAATGAACTTCTTGCGCTCCTTGGAGCTTTGGACGCTTCAGGAAAAATCACTGATACCGGAAAAGAAATGAGCGAGTTTCCCATGCACCCGCGGCTCGCGCGGCTTCTCATCGAGGCCGGGAAGCGGGGAGCGGCCCGGCTCGCGTCATTCGGAGCCGCGCTCTTATCGGAGCGCTCCGCGCTTGCGGGAAAACCGGAATATCCGGAGGAGACGCACCGCCACGAATTGGCGTCCGATTTTTACGGCCAGTATTGCCTGCTTGAAAAAATCAGCAAAAGCGGATTTGATCCGGCGATGTGCGCACGAAATGCCGTGAACGCGGGCGCGGCGCGCAATATTCTGCGAACGCAGGCGCTGTTCCTCCAGCTTTGCCGGCAAAAAGGCCTTCACACACGCGACTCGCAGGACGCGCCGATCGCGCTTGCGCAAAGCCTGCTTCTTGCGTATCCCGACCACCTTGCCGTGCGTAAAGACAAAGGCACCCTCAATTGCAGGTTGCGGAACAACCGGCATGGCGAGCTTGAAAGAAACAGCCTTGCGCGGAGCGCCGAAATTCTTATCGCTGCGGAAATAAGGGAGATAAAGGATCCAAAACAAAAACTCAGGACCATGCTGTCGCTTGCAACGGAAATAAAAAAGGAATGGCTGCGGGAATATTTCGTGGATGATTGGCGATCAGAATCGGGCGTGGAATGGAATACTATCGAACAGGCGGTGGAAAGCCGCGGCAGTACTTGGTGTCTCGGTGTATTGATAGAGGAGAAAAAATATATAAATGTAGACCTTGAAAAGGCATCAAGCCTGCTTGCGGATATAATTATAGAAAAAAACATGCCGCTCAAGGGCTGGGACCAGGCGGCATCCGATTTCATCAACCGGGTGCGCTGGGCGTCGGAACAGTTTCCAGATGAGAAACTGCCATCGTTCACGGAAGACGACAGGCGCCTTGTCGTGCATGCCATGTGCGAAGGCGAGCGGCGTTATGCAATCGTGAGGGACAAGCCGGCGCTGCCCTTTTTGCATGAATCGCTCAATTGCCGGCAGCACCGTTTCTTGGATTCGGCCGCGCCGCCGTATGTCGAGCTGCCCAACGGCAGGAGAATGCGCATCCAATATGAGCCGGGAAAGCAGCCGCGCGGACGTACGCGCATCCAGGACCTTTACGGAATGCGAAGCACGCCACGCGTCGGTAATAACAGGGTACCGTTGCTCATCGAAATCCTCGCACCCAACAACCGGCCGGTGCAGATCACCGAAGATTTGGAAAGCTTCTGGAAAATCCACTATCCGGAATTGAAAAAGACGCTGAGCAGAAGGTATCCCAAGCATGAGTGGCGATAA
- a CDS encoding amidohydrolase family protein, with protein sequence MTIIDFHTHIFPDSLAERALNALKAHSPEAKSFTDGTLAGLRRSMKQAGISRAALLPIATKPSQVSTINKTCKDLVAPDTIPFGTIHPGADTFTDDIAVLVSSGIKGIKFHPEYQDFYISEPRYFPIYDALQSAGMIVVFHAGKDPGPFTCDHALPPAFKEIHKNFPRLKIVAAHLGGWRVWVDVEKYMLDLPIYFDSSAIREWMAPEEFIRLARKHGTDKILFGSDSPWFDQAADVRWINLMNLTSEEKEKIFHKNAEILLGE encoded by the coding sequence ATGACCATCATCGATTTCCACACCCATATATTCCCGGACAGCCTTGCCGAACGCGCGCTGAACGCCCTCAAGGCGCATTCGCCCGAGGCGAAATCCTTCACCGACGGCACGCTTGCGGGGTTGAGACGGTCCATGAAGCAGGCGGGCATTTCGCGGGCGGCGCTGCTTCCGATAGCCACCAAGCCTTCGCAGGTGTCAACGATCAATAAAACCTGCAAGGACCTTGTGGCGCCTGATACCATTCCCTTCGGGACGATTCATCCCGGCGCCGATACCTTTACCGACGATATCGCGGTGCTTGTTTCATCAGGTATCAAGGGCATCAAGTTCCATCCGGAGTATCAGGATTTTTACATAAGCGAGCCGCGTTATTTCCCCATTTACGACGCGCTCCAGTCCGCGGGCATGATCGTTGTTTTTCATGCGGGAAAAGACCCGGGGCCGTTTACCTGCGACCATGCGCTGCCGCCGGCGTTCAAAGAAATCCATAAGAATTTTCCGCGGCTTAAAATCGTTGCGGCGCACCTGGGCGGCTGGCGGGTGTGGGTGGATGTCGAAAAGTACATGCTCGATCTTCCTATTTATTTTGATTCGTCCGCCATCCGTGAATGGATGGCACCGGAGGAATTCATCAGGCTCGCGCGAAAGCATGGAACGGATAAAATACTTTTCGGCTCTGACTCGCCCTGGTTTGACCAGGCTGCCGATGTGCGATGGATCAACCTAATGAATCTCACCAGTGAAGAGAAGGAAAAGATATTCCATAAAAACGCGGAAATACTGCTTGGCGAATAA
- a CDS encoding thiamine pyrophosphate-dependent enzyme gives MTAQELVSGDEAVARGAWEAGLRVACAYPGTPSTEILETLAGFDGVDTQWSVNEKVAFEVALGAAIAGGRSLYASKHVGLNVAMDPLMTASYTGINAGFVAVVCDDPGLASSQNEQDTRWVAPYAKLPMIEPASSSDAYNYIKYALDISEQFDTPVLFRMCTRVAHSKENVAVGQRQEVPLKPFAPNIPKYVMVPRNAYQKHILVEKRLLQLAALSEKTPLNKIEKGSAKLGFITSGISYQYLKECYPDASFLKLGFTYPFCDGKIALFAKSVKELVVVEELDPIIEDHVRMLGIKAKAKHPSFRIGELLPQYMPLICKGAKKKEIPSTARKPVLCPGCPHRFVFSVLRRNKTVVAGDIGCYTLGASPPLAALHTCLCMGSAVTLHEGFRRILPDGKIVGVLGDSTFVHSGITGIVNAAYNRMKGLIIVLDNSTTAMTGGQNHPATGKTIRDEPTKQLSLEAICKASGAENVDVIDPKNIKQLDALVRQRLADNALSVIIARRPCKLIDRERLQMPAFDKAKCKSCGICFSLDCPALTRTAEGFVEINKSLCAGCYLCADLCPAEALIKPFK, from the coding sequence ATGACTGCACAAGAACTCGTTTCCGGCGACGAGGCGGTCGCGCGCGGCGCATGGGAAGCGGGACTGCGCGTCGCCTGCGCCTATCCCGGGACGCCGTCCACCGAAATACTCGAGACCCTGGCCGGATTCGACGGCGTTGACACGCAATGGTCTGTCAACGAGAAGGTGGCGTTTGAAGTGGCGCTCGGCGCGGCCATTGCCGGCGGAAGGAGCCTGTACGCGTCCAAACATGTCGGTCTCAATGTGGCGATGGACCCGCTTATGACTGCGTCGTACACCGGCATCAACGCGGGTTTTGTCGCGGTCGTATGCGACGATCCGGGGCTCGCCTCGTCGCAAAACGAGCAGGACACCCGCTGGGTGGCGCCGTACGCGAAACTTCCCATGATCGAACCCGCGAGTTCATCGGACGCATATAACTATATCAAATATGCTCTTGACATCAGCGAACAGTTCGATACGCCCGTACTGTTCCGCATGTGCACCCGCGTGGCACATTCAAAAGAAAACGTTGCGGTCGGACAGCGGCAAGAAGTGCCGCTCAAACCGTTTGCGCCGAACATTCCCAAATACGTGATGGTGCCGCGCAACGCGTACCAGAAGCACATTCTCGTCGAGAAGCGACTTTTGCAGCTTGCCGCGCTGTCCGAAAAAACGCCGCTTAATAAAATCGAAAAAGGGAGCGCGAAGCTCGGGTTCATCACGTCCGGCATCTCGTACCAGTATCTTAAAGAATGCTATCCCGACGCGTCGTTCCTGAAACTGGGGTTCACCTATCCGTTCTGCGACGGAAAAATCGCGCTCTTTGCGAAAAGCGTGAAGGAACTCGTGGTGGTGGAGGAGCTTGATCCGATCATCGAGGACCATGTGCGGATGCTCGGCATCAAGGCGAAGGCAAAACACCCGTCGTTCAGGATAGGCGAGCTGCTGCCCCAGTACATGCCTCTTATTTGCAAAGGCGCAAAGAAAAAAGAAATTCCCTCCACCGCACGCAAACCGGTGCTCTGCCCGGGATGCCCGCACCGTTTCGTGTTTTCGGTGCTCAGGCGCAACAAGACGGTGGTCGCGGGCGACATCGGCTGCTACACGCTTGGCGCAAGTCCGCCTCTCGCGGCCCTGCACACCTGTCTGTGCATGGGCTCGGCAGTCACCTTGCACGAGGGATTCAGGCGCATTCTGCCGGATGGGAAGATTGTGGGAGTTCTTGGAGACTCAACATTTGTGCATTCTGGGATCACCGGCATCGTCAACGCCGCCTACAACCGGATGAAGGGGCTCATCATCGTCCTCGACAATTCAACCACGGCAATGACCGGCGGCCAGAACCATCCGGCGACGGGCAAGACCATCCGCGACGAGCCCACCAAGCAGCTCTCGCTTGAGGCGATCTGCAAGGCGAGCGGCGCGGAAAACGTTGACGTGATCGACCCGAAAAACATCAAGCAGCTCGACGCGCTTGTCAGGCAGCGGCTTGCCGACAACGCGCTGTCGGTGATCATCGCGCGGCGGCCGTGCAAGCTCATCGACCGCGAGAGGCTGCAGATGCCCGCGTTCGACAAGGCAAAATGCAAATCGTGCGGCATCTGCTTCAGCCTCGACTGTCCGGCGCTGACCAGAACGGCCGAGGGCTTTGTGGAGATAAACAAGTCGTTGTGCGCGGGCTGCTATCTGTGCGCGGACCTGTGCCCGGCGGAGGCGTTGATCAAACCATTTAAATAG
- a CDS encoding 2-oxoacid:acceptor oxidoreductase family protein: MRAKKEISVERIWNVLFCGTGGQGVLTASEICAVVAMNAGFHVKKSEVHGMAQRGGSVESHLRFGAKVSSPLIRPGQADYIVCFHEGEGQRMNGFLKKGGLSFLSFLTDPQFQPRDKRFGNTFALGILSAFLPMTEETWRAALKKMLKRSLVENEQAFTDGRSAGFAWLGRQKA; this comes from the coding sequence ATGAGGGCAAAAAAAGAAATTTCCGTTGAAAGGATCTGGAACGTCCTGTTCTGCGGCACCGGCGGACAGGGCGTTCTTACCGCTTCCGAAATCTGCGCCGTCGTGGCGATGAATGCCGGCTTTCACGTAAAAAAGTCGGAGGTGCACGGCATGGCGCAGCGCGGCGGGTCGGTTGAATCGCACCTGCGGTTCGGCGCAAAGGTCTCTTCGCCTCTCATTCGTCCCGGCCAGGCTGATTATATTGTGTGCTTCCATGAAGGTGAAGGGCAAAGGATGAACGGCTTTCTTAAAAAAGGCGGATTGTCCTTTCTTTCTTTCCTTACCGATCCTCAATTTCAACCTCGCGACAAGCGTTTCGGCAACACGTTTGCCCTCGGGATCCTGAGCGCGTTTCTGCCCATGACGGAAGAAACCTGGCGCGCGGCGCTTAAAAAAATGCTCAAACGGTCGCTGGTTGAAAACGAACAGGCGTTCACCGACGGGAGAAGCGCTGGATTTGCGTGGCTGGGGAGACAAAAAGCCTGA
- a CDS encoding phenylacetate--CoA ligase, whose amino-acid sequence METSFLDKRAETRDRPSIQLDQLRLLRETVDQALKTPFYQKKLNDSGVSSGHDIKALPDITRLPFTTKNDLRDAYPRKHLAVPVEEVVRVHMSSGTTGIPTVIYYTREDLDNWTLLLTRSIIATGCKKGDVFQNMMTYGLFTGGLGLHYGAEKAGMMVIPAGSGNTKRQLWLMKEFRTTVVHATPSYMLHIYSELVKEGYALSDLRLKKAFLGAEPYSENTRKKIEDLFKIDAYNSYGLSEMNGPGVAFECEHKCGMHVWEDSYIVEVINPETMEPCVDGEEGELVFTTLRRRATPLLRYRTRDLSKIISGPCACGRTHRRIDRIMARTDDMLIINGVNVFPSQIEEVLMHMPEMGTNYQIVIDKKESLDRMTVKTEVHSNLFKDDMRGLDALSKRIRDTIKSTVLVNPVVELHEPGMLPVYEGKAKRVIDNRPAL is encoded by the coding sequence ATGGAAACCTCCTTTCTTGACAAGCGGGCCGAAACACGTGACCGGCCGTCGATTCAGCTCGATCAACTCCGCCTTTTGCGGGAGACCGTCGACCAGGCGTTGAAGACGCCGTTCTACCAGAAGAAGCTGAATGATTCGGGAGTCTCTTCAGGACACGACATCAAAGCCCTGCCTGACATCACGCGCCTGCCGTTTACCACGAAAAACGATCTGCGCGACGCATATCCGCGAAAACACCTTGCCGTGCCCGTTGAAGAAGTCGTGCGCGTGCACATGTCAAGCGGTACCACCGGCATACCGACGGTCATCTATTACACCCGGGAGGACCTTGACAACTGGACGCTTCTTCTCACGCGCTCCATCATCGCCACCGGATGCAAAAAAGGCGACGTGTTCCAGAACATGATGACCTATGGCCTTTTCACCGGCGGGCTTGGACTCCATTACGGCGCCGAAAAGGCGGGCATGATGGTGATCCCCGCCGGATCCGGCAACACGAAGCGCCAGCTCTGGCTCATGAAGGAATTCAGAACGACCGTCGTGCACGCAACGCCGAGCTACATGCTGCATATTTATTCCGAACTTGTCAAGGAAGGATATGCGCTCTCGGACCTGCGGCTTAAAAAGGCCTTTCTCGGCGCGGAACCGTACTCGGAGAATACGCGGAAGAAGATCGAGGATCTTTTTAAGATCGACGCGTATAATTCTTACGGCCTCAGCGAAATGAACGGGCCTGGCGTGGCGTTCGAATGCGAACATAAATGCGGCATGCATGTGTGGGAGGATTCCTACATTGTCGAGGTGATCAATCCCGAAACGATGGAACCGTGCGTGGACGGGGAAGAGGGCGAGCTCGTTTTCACCACGCTCAGGCGCAGGGCAACGCCCCTTCTGCGGTACCGCACGCGCGATCTGTCGAAAATCATCAGCGGTCCCTGCGCCTGCGGCAGGACGCACCGCCGCATCGACCGGATCATGGCGCGCACCGACGACATGCTCATCATCAACGGCGTGAACGTGTTTCCGTCGCAGATCGAAGAAGTGCTCATGCACATGCCCGAAATGGGCACCAACTACCAGATCGTCATTGATAAAAAGGAATCGCTCGACCGCATGACCGTCAAGACCGAAGTGCATTCGAACCTGTTCAAAGACGACATGCGCGGACTCGATGCGCTGTCGAAGCGCATCAGGGACACCATCAAATCAACGGTGCTGGTGAATCCCGTGGTGGAACTCCATGAACCGGGGATGCTGCCGGTATACGAGGGCAAGGCAAAACGGGTCATCGACAACAGGCCCGCTCTCTGA
- a CDS encoding phenylacetate--CoA ligase gives MTDSQKFETMSRDDLAQLQIERLQTTLNRVYRNVAFYRHALDAKSIVIENIRSIKDIENLPFTTKEDLRNSYPYDMFALPLRDIVRIHASSGTTGKPIVVGYSKNDIMHWSDLVARQLSWAGITEHDVVQIAFSYSLFTGGLGFHFGAEKIGASVIPASTHGNMRDQVTIMKDFKTSALICAPSTALSLARTMESMDVGPDQMQLKRGIFGSEPWSENVRKEIEEIFKITAYDSYGMSEIMGPGVSGECEKRDGLHVSEDHFIVEVIDPATLQPVADGQEGELVFTTITKEAFPVIRYRTGDRASLMPGPCACGRTFARMTRVKGRTDDMIVLRGAKLFPAQVFETVLGVEGIVPQCKIVLDRKDDADVMEICVAVASGSDYLDEIKALEHLRKTIAQRIKTVLGVTANVSFMEESSLQAESRGKKQPVVEDKRKL, from the coding sequence ATGACCGACAGCCAGAAATTCGAAACCATGTCCCGCGACGACCTGGCGCAGCTGCAGATCGAGCGCCTGCAGACCACGCTTAACAGGGTCTATCGCAACGTCGCGTTCTACAGGCACGCCCTTGACGCAAAGAGCATCGTCATCGAGAACATCAGGTCGATCAAGGATATAGAAAACCTCCCCTTTACAACTAAGGAAGACCTGCGCAACAGCTATCCCTACGACATGTTCGCGCTGCCCCTGCGTGACATCGTGCGCATTCACGCGAGTTCCGGCACCACGGGCAAGCCCATCGTGGTGGGTTATTCTAAAAACGACATCATGCACTGGTCCGACCTCGTGGCGCGCCAGCTTTCTTGGGCCGGCATCACGGAGCACGACGTGGTGCAGATCGCGTTTTCATACAGCCTCTTCACCGGCGGGCTCGGTTTCCATTTCGGCGCTGAGAAAATCGGGGCGTCGGTGATCCCCGCGTCGACGCACGGCAACATGCGCGACCAAGTGACCATCATGAAGGACTTTAAAACCTCCGCGCTCATCTGCGCGCCGTCTACCGCCCTCTCCCTTGCGCGGACCATGGAATCGATGGACGTCGGTCCGGACCAGATGCAACTAAAACGCGGCATTTTCGGGTCCGAGCCGTGGAGCGAAAACGTGCGCAAGGAAATCGAGGAGATCTTCAAAATCACGGCGTACGACAGTTACGGCATGAGCGAAATCATGGGACCGGGCGTTTCCGGCGAATGTGAAAAAAGAGACGGCCTCCATGTGAGCGAAGACCATTTCATCGTTGAGGTCATCGATCCGGCCACGTTGCAGCCGGTTGCGGACGGCCAGGAAGGGGAGCTGGTGTTCACCACCATCACCAAGGAGGCGTTCCCGGTCATCCGGTACCGCACCGGAGACCGCGCGAGCCTTATGCCGGGTCCCTGCGCCTGCGGCCGCACGTTCGCGCGCATGACCCGGGTGAAGGGCCGCACCGATGACATGATCGTGCTCCGGGGCGCCAAGCTCTTCCCCGCCCAGGTCTTCGAGACCGTGCTCGGCGTTGAAGGCATTGTTCCCCAGTGCAAGATCGTTCTTGACAGAAAAGACGACGCAGACGTCATGGAGATCTGCGTCGCCGTGGCATCGGGCAGCGATTACCTCGACGAGATCAAGGCGCTGGAACATTTGCGCAAAACAATTGCCCAGCGGATCAAAACAGTCCTCGGGGTTACCGCAAACGTCTCGTTTATGGAAGAAAGTTCGCTGCAGGCGGAATCCCGGGGAAAGAAACAGCCGGTGGTGGAAGATAAGAGAAAATTGTAG
- a CDS encoding ABC transporter ATP-binding protein: MLKVRSLESGYNKLRVLKSVSLHVNPGEIVGIIGANGAGKTTLLNTIAGVIKPWSGEILFNGAPLSGITAHKVVGRGCVLVPEGRLLFAPMTVEENLVLGAYTQFQKRAGAEVKTQLGLVFELFPILKQRSGQLAGTLSGGEQQMLAIGRALMAKPAFIMLDEPSMGLAPLVVKEILATISRLRDGGSTILVVEQNSKAVLGIADRGYVMETGSIVLEGTARELLNNTEVQRAYLGKDYQKINE; the protein is encoded by the coding sequence ATGCTTAAGGTGCGGAGTCTCGAATCGGGCTACAACAAGCTGCGTGTGCTCAAGAGCGTTTCGCTCCATGTCAATCCCGGCGAGATCGTCGGCATCATCGGCGCGAACGGCGCCGGAAAAACCACACTGCTCAACACGATCGCTGGCGTGATCAAGCCTTGGTCGGGCGAAATATTGTTTAACGGCGCCCCCCTTTCCGGCATCACGGCGCACAAGGTGGTCGGCAGGGGTTGCGTGCTCGTTCCCGAGGGAAGACTGCTCTTCGCGCCCATGACCGTTGAGGAAAACCTTGTCCTTGGCGCCTACACGCAGTTCCAGAAACGCGCGGGCGCCGAGGTAAAAACCCAGCTCGGCCTCGTGTTCGAGTTGTTTCCGATTCTCAAGCAGCGTAGCGGCCAGCTCGCCGGAACGCTTTCCGGCGGCGAGCAGCAGATGCTCGCCATCGGCCGCGCACTAATGGCGAAGCCGGCGTTTATAATGCTCGACGAACCGTCAATGGGACTCGCGCCTTTGGTAGTGAAGGAGATCCTGGCCACGATAAGCAGGTTGCGCGACGGCGGCAGTACGATCCTCGTGGTTGAGCAGAATTCGAAAGCAGTGCTCGGCATTGCCGACCGCGGGTATGTGATGGAAACAGGCTCCATTGTGCTTGAAGGGACCGCGCGGGAGCTGCTTAACAATACGGAAGTGCAGCGGGCATATCTGGGGAAGGATTATCAGAAGATTAATGAGTGA
- a CDS encoding ABC transporter ATP-binding protein codes for MALLEIKNLSKHFGGLHAVNDVTFSVEKGMIKGLIGPNGAGKTTLFNLISGSLKADSGAVFFNGKPIHGLAPHKIASHGVIRTFQNIKLFAKMTVLENVMIGRHIRSRCGIMSGILNLPRSWKEERLIRERSLAMLDLLGVSHLAHTDAMSLAFGQQRHVELARALAGEPVLLLLDEPAAGLNMQETERLGQTIRKIRDTGVTILLVEHDMSLVMNVSDGISALSFGQMIAEGKPRDIQKNKEVIRVYLGEEHA; via the coding sequence ATGGCACTACTTGAAATAAAAAACCTCAGCAAACACTTCGGCGGGCTCCACGCCGTCAATGATGTCACCTTTTCAGTTGAAAAGGGGATGATAAAGGGACTCATCGGTCCCAACGGCGCGGGGAAAACCACGCTGTTCAACCTTATTTCAGGTTCCCTCAAGGCGGATTCCGGCGCTGTTTTCTTTAACGGAAAACCGATCCATGGACTCGCGCCGCATAAAATCGCATCACACGGCGTGATACGCACGTTTCAGAACATCAAGCTTTTTGCGAAAATGACCGTGCTCGAGAACGTCATGATCGGAAGGCACATCAGGAGCAGGTGTGGGATAATGAGCGGCATTTTGAACCTCCCCCGCTCGTGGAAGGAAGAAAGGCTCATACGCGAACGCTCGCTCGCCATGCTCGACCTGCTCGGCGTGTCGCACCTTGCGCACACCGACGCGATGAGCCTCGCGTTCGGCCAGCAGCGCCACGTCGAGCTTGCGCGCGCCCTTGCGGGCGAACCGGTGCTGCTGCTCCTTGACGAACCGGCAGCCGGGCTTAACATGCAGGAAACCGAGAGGCTCGGCCAAACGATTCGGAAAATACGGGACACCGGCGTCACCATCCTTCTGGTCGAGCATGACATGTCGCTGGTGATGAACGTTTCGGACGGGATAAGCGCGCTTTCGTTCGGACAGATGATCGCCGAGGGAAAACCGCGCGACATCCAGAAAAACAAGGAAGTCATCAGGGTCTATCTGGGGGAAGAGCATGCTTAA